From the genome of Schistocerca piceifrons isolate TAMUIC-IGC-003096 chromosome 6, iqSchPice1.1, whole genome shotgun sequence:
catcatcggcaaacaatctgagacggctactgagattgtctcctatgtcgttaatatagattaggtacaatagaaggcctataacacttccctggggaacgccagatattacttctgttttacgtgatgactttctgtctattactatgaactgtgacctttctgacaggaaaccacaaatccagtcgcacaactgaggcaatattccataggcacacagtttggttagatgtttctgagaaacggtgtcgaaagccttgtggaaatctaaaaatatggaatcaatttgacgtcccctgccagtagcactcattacttcatgagtataaagagctaattgtgttccgcaagaatgatattttcttaatctgtgctgactatgtgtcaataaatcgttttcttcaaggtacttcacaatgttcaaatacagtatgtgttccaaatccctactgcagattgatgttagtgatatgggcctgtatttcagcagattactcctatttccgtttttggttcaaatggctctgagcactatgggacttaacatctgtggtcatcagtcccctagaacttagaactacttaaacctaactaacctaaggacatcacacacatccatacccgaggcaggattcgaacctgcgaccgtagcagtcgcacggtttcggactgagcgcctaaaaccgctagaccactgcggccggctctgtttttgggtattgatgtgaagATCAATTTCCCGGTCTGTAGGTATGGAACTttctgtatataattgctaaatatgaagttattgcatctgcatactctgaaaggaacctgactggtgtaccatctggaccagaagccttgtctttattaagtgatttaagctgctttgcgacaccgaggatatctatttctatgtttctcatcttggcagttgttcttgattggaattcaggaatatttacttcatcttctttggtgaaggagttttggaaaatcatgtttaataactctgttttagtcacactgtcatcaatgacttcactgttgttatcgcacagtgaaaatattgattgcgtcttgccactggtgtgctttatgtatgaccagaatctctttgggttttctgccagattccgagacagagtctcattgtggaaattactgaaagcatctcacattgaagtacgcattatatttcgaacttctgcaaaaattttccagtcttggggattttgcgttattttaaatttggcatgattttttcgctgcttctgcaacagtgatctgacctgtttagtgtaccatgggggatcagtaccatcacttattaatttatgtggtatacatctcccaattgctgttgatactatctctttgaaatcattccacaacttttctatgcttacatgatcagatctaaAGGATtgtagactgtctcttaaaaaggtgttaagagcatttttatcagttttttttaaatagatatacttcatgtttctttttgatggttgtaggagttacagtgttcagcctagcagctacttgccttgtggtcgctaatccctgtattcgtcacaatactcactatttgtccacgaTTAcgtgttgctaagaggtgaagtatgctttcgcaaccatttacgcttcgagtgggcacatgaactaactgttcaaaataattttcagaaaaagcattcagtacaatttcggatgacattttatacCTTCCGctggctttaaacatataatttttccacgGTAGATTAAAGTcagcaccgactataattgtatgagtggggtacctatttgaaatgagactcgaagTTTTctatgaactgttcagcaactatatcttccgagtcgggaggtcagtaaaacaaCCCacttaatagtttagtccaattgtcaagtataacttctacccacactatttcgcaggaactttctacttcaatttcactagaacgcaaactacttctgacagaaataaatactccaccaccaattgtatttaatctatcctttctgaacactgttagatagcttgaaaaaatttctgctgaacttatttccggctttagccagctttctatacctataactatttgagcttcagtgctttctattagggtttggagctttcccaacacagctacgacaatttattctgttttgtggttCTGTATTCTAACCATGCAATTCTTCATGAATTTTACTACATTCTGAATTCCATGTGGGGTTTAAGGGTGCTAGATTTTCAGCTTACTTTTTGACACCTGGTACCAATTCTTTTAGTTGTCCATCTATTCCAGTATGATCAGAAGCATCACCTACTCCATCAAaggctgggctacctgtgaaatcagtcacgTGAACTACAAACTAACCTGCAACCACTTTGCTGCTTTTTACCTGGGCATGGCAaaaaacaagctgtctgtccacttgaatggccacagacaaactgcggccaagagacagctggatacATTGCAGATCAAGAGGTTGTGGTTAGGTTTAGACATGAGTGTAAATTCAAGGTTACAAAATGCATTGTCtgctgcagttcagtcattggtcatttaaaatcaCCTGTGGACAGAGCATTTTGTGTTCCCACCATACCTGAAGGCAGCAACTTCCAACATGGTTCCAGATTACATAAACAGCATTTCGGCACTTGTGAAGTGACCTGCCATGTTTGCATATCGGCTTTAACTGAACGACAGCCTATGAGGCAACACTGTAGCGCCATGTGACAGacatcaactatcaagtaattttaaatggaTTACAGTATGGGGAGCTGCATCACAACAGTCTTCACACTGAAGATAACTACGAcaagaacacaattttttttactgtttttaagATTAAAGCTGCAACTCTTGGGGAGgtactttaaaattttttataggatctattatttttaaatttactatAAATCACATTTCAAATTGGGGTACTGTTTCATGACCTTATCCCAATTTTACTGCCATAAATTCTTTATTCTTGAGATTCGAATGGCCCTTCCATTGGCCTTGTCACCTACTCCTATCctcttctcaatttttttttatacaatATTCTTGACTTTTCCTATTTTTAGTACAGAATTAATACTGTGTGTTATGATGTAGCTGATTTGGTTACATTTGATCCTGTTCTTGTGTGCAGATTAAAATTAATGCATGGCCTTAGTGGGTAGAATAATGGAGTTTTTCCCAGAAGATCTTTTTACAATCGACAACTGACAGCAGCCATCTTGAAAGGTGGAAGGTCCAATTTACAACTGCTTCTGTCAACCACAAACTTCCTATACCCTTCACCTATAACTGGGCTTTGTGCTGGCAATAGCAACTACTGAGCTACTCAGTCCACCCAATAGTATCAGTCATATTAACATTGCCTTAAGCAATTTTCTCAGTATTCTGTTGTCAAATGTGAAAAATTACATCTAACAGAAATGAGTGGCAGGAATACAGAAGAAATCAATGCGAAGACAAAGTTGACTGTTCAGAGGGAGCGCAAAAAGTAATAGAATAAGGTCAACAGATGAGATGTAGGAAGTGATCAGGAATAAACAGGGATGAGACAAGGAAGAATAGTGATGGCAATGTAAGAGATATTAGTTCTTTGTTGGACaataaaaataacagcaaacatTTGCTAGAATTACCATTTTTGGACATCAGTCAAATTAAGCTTTGCTTTCAGTCAGCAGGATATGTACAACTAATGACAGAGATTGAAGATGTCTCTCACGATTGGTTTCCAGAAGTCCTATGAGGcttctcgcagatgatgctgcTTCATACAGAGAAGACACAACACTGTAAGTCTGTAGCTAAAGAAAGGAAGAGCCGCACAGGATCGACACTTGGTGTAAGGAATGGTTATGGACCATCAACATAAACCACTGTAACAATAAGGAAAATCCTCAGGAAACGAAGcccacccacaaaggaggtagtttacaaaacatattcaaccaatacttgaatattgttcatcaaaaggggatccttaccagataggactgatacaggaaatagagaatatccaaagaacagcagcgcatttcgttacaggttcatttagtaagcacaaaagcatcttggagatgctcagccaactccagcgaCAGACACTGCAAGGGAGGTGTTTTGCATCAGAATGTGGTGTATTGTTAAAAGTTCCAAGACCATACATTCCTAGGTGAGTGAACCAAtagcttcctcctacatatatcttgcgaaaagatcatgaagataaaattagacagattcgaacTCACGCAGAGGCTTATCAGTATTCTTTCTTCCCCTGAACCATTCATGACTGGAACATGAAAGGGGTGAAGTGACACTAGTACACAAAGTATTCTTTGCCACACACCATAACTAGGCttacagagtatgcatgtagatataCAGCACACATAGAAACATTTTTAACCCTAGAACCACCAAATAGGACAAAAATTGCCTGTACCTTTCgcttttattaaaaaataatcatAAAAATCCTTCTATGTTTAGGGACCTTTACAGTGGTGTGAGAATTAAACTAGAGCAGTACTCCCAGATTTTCCtttgcaaggtaaaattttaaaacagagttcaccatttctgcttttactttggTACACTCAATTTCAGTTCCCGTGTCATTAGCTTTGATACAGCCTTCACAAATGAGCAGAATTTGTTTCCTTGTTGCAAGAATCTTTTGGTAGAGACTGCTATGGTGGTGACTGAAAACTTCACACATTGTTCTTTTGACAGCCAAACAGATTTCATACAGCACCCGTTTATATGACTATGCAGTAGTCACTGTTGCTTTAAATGTTTTACACGAAGTAAGTTCCCTTCTTCAATTTCAATCTCAGTGGATTTGATTTTCTTGAttactgtgacaaatacatcacTTCCTTTTCCCATTAGTGGAACTTTTGATATACACTTGCTCATTACACAAGATGTGCTGTATGTGTGACACACTGTATATCTAAGGCTTAAGTCAGATAACATTAGACtgcaaacacaatgaggtatcatTAGGAGGAGGACAAGAAAAGCCAATGAGTGACAATTTCATATTATTGACATGCAAATTCAGGAGAGAACAAATAAACGTAAGTAAATATAATTTAATGCTTCAATAGCTATGATATAGCCTAGTTCTGAAAGGTCTGCAgcagagctcctgtgaagtttggaaggcaggagacgaggtactggcagaattaaagctatgaggacaggtcgtgagttgtgcttcggtagctcagatggtagagcacttgcccacaattAAGTCAAAGTTagcgagtttgagtctcagtccggcacacagttttaatctgccaagaagtttcatatcagtgcacactccactgcagagtggaatttCATTCTGCCAGCTATTGTATTTCATAGTTTACTTTGCAAAaacaaccaaacagtaattaacaATGAGTAATTAGTAAATGCCTGAAGAAATATTTTTCACAGAACAATTCTATGCACAAAAGCTAAAAGCTGATCAAAAAAGTCTGGTCTGATATCTCACATGCACTGTAACAGTAATACTTAtgtgtattttctatttgttcATGGGACTTTCCTTGCAATTCTGTCTTATAAGATGCCTATAACCTGCTTGGAAATACATAACCGATGGCGCAAGAACCATTAAAGTTATGTCAATAATGACTAAACATTTGGATGAGCAATCATTGGAAAATGGTGAGGAGAATGAGGAGATAGCCGAGTACATATGTGTGCAATGTTTTGGgtcaggggaaggggggggggggggcattcagtGGTCGGTCATGGTGAAGGTGAGATCATGGACAGTCTGGTCAGCAGATCAATCATACCACTGAAGTGGAACCTGTAATTTTTGTCAACAGACTGCTAGTTTCACAATTTTGAAGTATTTTATGATCTATGTTCACATGACTTAGTAATATGTTGCATCATTTACAGTCGGAAAATAGACTtagcgagtaatgaggctaaacTTAGAACTTGTGACATAATTTCACTACTGGACTTGAATAATTTCTTGGAGTTTACCGGACTTGTACTTTCCACATTCAAGCTAACTGACAGACTTAATATTTTATCAACATGAAATCCTTTTGATAAAAATATAAAAGTATGAGTAGTACATATactatcctagctttcagaactaacaGTTCCATCCTCAGCAATGAGAGGGGGATACATGGGGAAAGTAACAAAGGAAGGGCAGGTACTTAGACCCTGAGATGAGAGGGCCCCACCTGCTGTGGGAACGAGGGATGCAAGTGTAGCCAGACTATTTCATGAAATGGTTAATGTTACACAGATGTTTTTAAACATTTTGAGGCACAAAAGCATTAAATTTTTGTGAACTCTGCTAACAGTTTTCCAATAGCACAGCTCAAGATTTTAGTTTGAGATAAAAAACGCAATAAAATTAGTCACTATGAAGTTTATGCAATTGTCACTTGCCCTTTATTGAATATAAAACACTTTCCAAATACCTGAGAACTCATGAAAGTAATTTTAGGGGCTCTGCATGTGGCTACCactaaaaatcaaatcaaataaaagTAAAGGAACTGTAATTATAGCCCAATCTCTTTCATTCCTCCATTATAACGAAGGTACCTTGAAGCAATAATGAACAACTTTTCTGAAAATAACCTTTAAACACATCCTCAGTTTGGCTTCCATGAAGGATTCTCTATACAGAAAGAAATTCTTCTCTCCAGCGTATgtaatttcatttcttttgtctCATGACTGCTGCATCTGGATTGGTATATAAAATCCACATTCATAATACCAACTTAAATTTGACGTCACTTCTTTATTACTTCACCTACAGGTTCTATTTTTACTAAAGAAAGTTCTCATTTTGTTAACGTTTCTCTATTGCTCAGTCCAACAACAGGAAATTAAAACTGTCTGAGGGGTTGTAACCACAAAAATTCTAAAATGATCAACCAGGAAAACAAGTTTACCATGAGATAAGCCTCATTTTTCAATACACCAAAAGATTTTGCTGAAACCAACTTATCTTCCCCAATTGTGCTGTCACATTTACAGCCAGTTCCTAAAATTGGGTTCTGTTAACTTTCAGGCCTTATAAATGAAGCAGATTCATTTATTCATAACCTCCAATGAGGGGAAATTGTGCCTAAGAGCTTACTGGAAACACTGAAACCATTCTTAAAGAAGTGTTTACCTGTGGGTGATGTTGGTGTTCCAGCACCAACCGGGTGAGACCCTTCAGGTGGCAAATCGTGATACAGATGTGGCATCATTGCAGAAGGATGTAAGTGTTTCATGAGGTTCAGGCGATCATCTGAACTGTTTGTGAGACCACTTGTTGGTCCAACACCATCAATTCTCTGACGCTGAAATAGAATATATTAATTTGCAATAAATAAGTAGTACTCTGAAGATGTGAAACAATGTTTGAAACTATTAAAACACCACCTGATCAGTTTGTATAAAGAAACATTCTTATTAAACACAAAATTGACAGACATTATTCAAAACAGTTATTATACAATAAGCCAAAATAAGCTGTGTGGCAAAGTTAAGCATAAATTTATTTCCTTGCTTTAGGTATTACATTTGGGACAAAGATACACAATGTCAAAAATAAATCTTAAAAGGATTAGGAAAAGAAGTCTATACAAATAGACTTCACATACCTCAAACATTTAGAATGTGCATGAATTAAAGTCAACCACAAATTTTCATACTGCTTGTCTAGGACTCTGTTAAATACCTTTGTTGGTATTATAGTCGTGTGAATCATATTCCTAAAACGACCAACAGATGGATCAACATCTTCAGGATTTATTACTTCCTCTTCTTCACTAAAAGTCagtaatttcttctttcttttcctcgTTGTGGGGCGAATTTCTTCATCAGGAATCCCCAGCATAGATATTCGGCGATTGTGTGCAGTATTAAACTCTGTAAGATTCTGGAAAATCAGGCAATATGTTTAACAGAGCCATAAGTTTGAGATGCAACCTTACTATCCCATAACAAACTACACCAGTCACTTAACTTACATCCAGTTCTGTTTCCGTCTCTGGCAAACCCAAGAGGCCACCTTCAGCTTCTTCTGAAGATTTTTCTAGTTCCTCAATGATTGGTCTTGAACCTGTTTGTGGTCGTTCACGAATGATGTAATTCCGTGTTGATGCCCCAAAATGGAATACACTGTCTATTGGTAATTGTGTAGGCTTATGTGGCTCCAAACGAAGTGATCCAATGAATGTGCCATGAGCTACAAAATGACAAATAAAGAATGCTGTAAAAAAATTCTAGTGAATACCTTATAAAGATGAGTAAATAATCTTAAAAATTGGTCACAATGGCAGCAATCTTAAAAATTGGTCACAATGGCAGCAACAGTTCAAATACTGTAGCATTCATGCTGAGAGTGCCAGCACAATATATTGGGCACCAGCTAGCCCATGATGTGTAGGTGTGGGTTAGAGTATCTCAGTCCCCTATGAGGTGTTCCTTGTGAATGTAACATGTGATTGTATCTCTCATATGGAGAGCATCACCCCTGCGAGGTGTTCCTTATGAATATAACATGTGACTGTATCTCACATACAGAGCACATCAATTACAATGATGTCAACAGCATTGGTTTGAGAAAGATAAACCCTTGAAACAATAGAAGTCCAGttggaataaaaataatattatgaaaagaatagatagcTACTCCTCAcacagaggaggcactgagtcacagacagacacaatgaaaagactggtaaaaattagagagaaggATCAAGCAAGAAATAAGTGGTCTGAGAAGAAATGTAATAACATCCACTGATTTGGGGAGGGTGGTGAGAAGgagggaaaaacaaacaaacacacacacacacacacacacacacacacacacacacacagagagagagagagagagagagagagagagagagagagatatgagtaTGACTTAATCTATAAAGAAACAATAGGATTGACAGGAGAGAAGAGGGGATGACAGAGTGTCATGGAGATAAAAACTGAGGGTCATCGTTAAGACAGTAAATGAACCTCATGTAAAGGAGAGGTGGAAAGAACACAATTATTTTATATGAACAGGGGAAGAAGACAGCAGACAGAACAAATTTGAAGTTGAAGTAGCAAAACACAGCGAATAAAGCAGAGAAGGGCTACACTATTCTAAAGAGTGAATTTAAGGAAGAGCTTGCACTAATAGTAAATGGAAAGCTCACAGGAATTGATGAGCTgctaacagaaatattaaaaacctTAGACGGAGAAGGGAAGGTAGAATTATTGGGAATATACGGCAAAATATACTCAAAGGGAGAGTGGATTAACAAATTCTTGGAATCGATCTTagtacttctttaaaagaaaaacaacacaAGATAATGTGAGGAACATAGGACTTCCAATTCTGATATCATATACAGCCAAGATTTCACTGAGAGTGATGAATACAAAGATGTATAGTGAGCTGAACAGCAACATGGGAGAAAAGCAGTACAGTGAGCTGAACAGCAACATGGGAGAAAATCAGTATGTGTTCAGACATGGGAGAGGGAGGCATGAAAGATGCTGTGGACTTACTACAAGTCCTAGTGTAGAGATACactgaaaatacgagggttgcctgGAAAGTAATGCACCTTTTTTTTTCACACAcatgaaaactggtgttctatctATACATAACACCATTTTTCCGTGTAATCTCAATCCCATTCTATGGCCATCCTCTAGCGCGAAACAATGGCGTGTATGCTCTGTCAGTACCAATCCTAGTCCTGGCGTCAGAGCCACTGTGTGAATCACTCCCTCATCGTCCTCCAAATGTCTTCCAAGAATGGCATCCATTAatggcgaatgacaacatcagctcactgcaaatgtcaggtgtgacagctgtgaatggtctccccaaccgctgcaaatcgtggagctccaccgaactgccctctgatgacctcaccctccgtgcccagcgagtaactgtacttctgtcgacagcagatactccatagactttgcacaagtgtttttGTATATTcagcacagtttctttctctgcagtgataaattcaaagacggcatgttgcttgtaaagtacatcacatacagacacctttttgaaactgtcctgcagctacactatctgttgCAATTGACGGAAACTTGGTACACTCACTCAGAAGacctcaaataatacatacgtaagattttgcatttgtagcattgttttcggctgagaaaaaatgcagtgcattactttctggacaaccgtcGTAGTAGGAAGATTTAAGATGTTTTTAAAGATTTCAAAAAAGTGTCAGATTCGGTAATAAACTGTGGTATCAACCAGATAGAAAAGAAACTGGGTTCTATCTTGAGCAGAAGCCAGAGCCAGAATTATTGGAGAACTAATGGAGTGAATACAAACAGAAAGAGTAGGAAGGCAGAGATGTTGCCTTTCACCTACAATGTTTTATATCTACATGGAAGAGATCATACAAGGATGTGATGGAATGAAAGGAGTGTGTGTAGAAGGCAAAAGGGTGGATTGTATAAAGTTTGCTTTCAACATGGTCATGTTAGTACAAACTAAGAAGGTACCTAATGACACAGTGGAAGAGCTTAAGATCAAATGCCAAGATTtcagaatgaaaataaatacaaaaaagattAAAATCTTTATACTTGTAGGAAAAGGGAAGATGAACAAATTCATCATTGTTTGGCGACTAGAGCAGAATGAAAAAGTCAAATATTTGGGAAGTATTATAACAGGGATAATAAATTGACACAGGCATAAATTTGAGACTAGTGATAACCATGGAAGCATTCAACAAAGAGGAAGTTGGTATAGGTAGGCAACCAAACAAATATCTAGGAAAAGATTAAGCAAATGCTATAcatcaagacatttccaggggcagatgtggactctgaccacaatcattggttatgaactgtagattaaaactgaagaaactgcaaaaaggtgggaatttatggagatgggacctggagaaactgactaaaccagaggttgtacagagtttcaaggagagcataagggaacaactgacaggaatgggggaaagaaatacagtagaagaagaatgggtagctctgagggacgaagtagtgaaggcagcagaggatcaagtaggtaaaaagacgagggctagtagaaatccctgggtaacagaagaaatattgaatttaattgatgaaaggagaaaatataaaaatacagtaaatgaagcaggcaaaaaggaatacaaccgtctcaaaaatgagatcaacaggaagtgcaaaatggctaaacagggatggctagaggacaaatgtaaggatgtaaaggcttatctcactaggggtaagacagatactgcctacaggaaaattaaagagacctttggagaaaagagagccagttgtatgaatatcaagagctcagatggaaatccagttctaagcaaagaagggaaaacaaaggtggaacgagtatatagagggtctatacaagggcaatgtacttgaggacaatactatggaaatggaagaggatgtagatgaagatgaaatgggagatatgatactgtgtgaagagtttgacagagcactgaaagacctgagtcgaaacaagggcccgggagtagtcaacattccactggaactactgacggccttgggagagccagtcctgacaaaactctaccatctggtgagcaagatgtatgagacaggtgaaataccctcagacttcaagaagaatataataattccaatcccaaagaaagcaggtgtcgacagatgtgaaaattaccaaactatcagtttaataagtcacagctgcaaaatactaacgcaaattctttacagacgaatggaaaaactggtagaagccaacctcggggaagatcagtttggaatccgtagaaatgttggaacacgtgaggcaacactgaccctacgacttatcttagaagaaagattaaggaaaggcaaacctacatttctagcatttgtagacttagagaaagcttttgacaatgctgactggtatactctctttcaaattctaaaggtggcaggggtaaaacagggagcgaaaggctatttacaatttgtacagaaaccagatggcagttataagagtcgagggacatgaaagggaagcagtggttgggaagggagtaagacagggttgtagcctctccctgatgttgttcaatctgtatattgagcaagcagtaaaggaaacaaaagaaaaattaggagtaggtattaaaattcatggagaagaaataaaaactttgaggttcgccgatgacactgtaattctgtcagagacagcaaaggacttggaagagcagttgaatggaatggacagtgtcttgaaaggaagatataagatgaacatcaacaaaagcaaaacaaggataatggaatgtagtcgaattaagtcgggtgatgctgagggaattagattaggaaatgaggcacttaaagtagtttgttaacatcca
Proteins encoded in this window:
- the LOC124802553 gene encoding nuclear inhibitor of protein phosphatase 1; the protein is MANHYDVPNWAGKPPVGLHLDVLKGDKLIQKLMIDEKKCYLFGRNPQMNDFCIDHASCSRVHAALVYHKHLNRAFLVDLGSTHGTFIGSLRLEPHKPTQLPIDSVFHFGASTRNYIIRERPQTGSRPIIEELEKSSEEAEGGLLGLPETETELDNLTEFNTAHNRRISMLGIPDEEIRPTTRKRKKKLLTFSEEEEVINPEDVDPSVGRFRNMIHTTIIPTKRQRIDGVGPTSGLTNSSDDRLNLMKHLHPSAMMPHLYHDLPPEGSHPVGAGTPTSPTGTGNSANTPLLFSSALASRLGLALPNPAPEVEMAPPPLPPAVLPGQPAVGASVDLSHEPKKKKYAKEAWPGKKPVPTLLV